From a single Planococcus shenhongbingii genomic region:
- a CDS encoding flavin reductase family protein, which produces MLSFDPNQQTERGNYKLLVGSVIPRPIAFVTSMSADGIVNAAPFSYFNIVSSDPPLLSVSVQSRAGTPKDTARNAMATKEFVIHVVDETNVGEVNKTAASLPPEQSEIDLTELTLINSEIVKVPSVEQTKVRFECRLEQAVELGGTRLLIGRVVRFHIDESIYDNGRINPEILQPVSRLAGTNYAKLGEIFSMKRPD; this is translated from the coding sequence ATGCTTTCGTTTGATCCAAACCAACAAACAGAACGCGGGAATTATAAATTGCTGGTCGGAAGCGTCATTCCTCGTCCGATTGCTTTTGTCACCAGCATGTCCGCAGACGGCATCGTTAACGCAGCGCCGTTCAGTTACTTTAATATTGTTTCATCCGATCCGCCGCTGCTGTCGGTTTCTGTCCAGAGCCGGGCAGGAACGCCGAAAGACACAGCACGCAACGCCATGGCAACAAAGGAGTTTGTCATCCATGTCGTCGATGAAACGAACGTCGGGGAAGTCAATAAAACAGCGGCATCACTGCCGCCGGAGCAAAGTGAAATCGATTTGACGGAACTGACGCTTATCAACAGTGAAATAGTAAAAGTTCCTTCAGTCGAGCAGACAAAAGTCCGCTTTGAATGCCGGCTGGAGCAGGCAGTTGAACTTGGAGGGACCCGCCTCCTGATTGGCAGAGTCGTCCGCTTCCATATTGACGAGTCCATTTATGACAACGGGCGCATCAATCCGGAAATTCTGCAGCCTGTCAGCCGTTTGGCGGGAACCAATTATGCCAAGCTTGGCGAAATTTTTTCAATGAAACGGCCTGATTAA